TCATGGTCATGGTCAGCAGCACAAAGCCGACTTGGATAGAATGGTATGTTGTTGAACAAAGCCGGGTTGAGAATCTGGTCGGAGAATTCTGTTTTCAGGTGCATCTCTTCCCAGCTTGAGTCTATTGCACCCAACACCGCTTTAACGTACTTAAACACtctttctttttcattcataggaacatctttttcttcattgtGGTTAAACAGAGTCTGTCTCTTTGCTTCACCTGATTTTTTTGTTGAAGATGAGTCAATGTCAGCTCataactaatttaatttttctaaatcttATGTTCAGCAGtaagtatagtttttttttaaaagaactcATACCTCTTGCTGGACTAATTTCATATCCAATGAAGAGCGGGTCAAGAACTAGTTCGTATTCATCGGTTCTAGATATGTAGTGAGATGGTGATGACGCAGAGAGAAGAGACGGTTGTGGTAGGCTCTCTTCATGGGAGCTCTGCTAgaacccaaacaaaaaaaaataacaaccaTATAACTCTTCTCTGCTTCTCCATGATGGATGACAAAAGAATATGCATAGAAACTgtaataaattcaaattttgtaagcaaaccTCATCATCTTTCTCTACATCAGAAGCTTCTCGAAGTTGTGATATCTCAAAGGTGACGAAGTTGTGGCTGCTACTGGACACGGAAGGGCTCCTACTATCCTGGCTTAACGAAACCACCCTTTCTTCTATCTCTTTGAATAAGTATATGCACAATATCAAAGACAAACAAATAGTTTAATATGTTTCTCAAACATGGGAggatatatataaacaaaaagtaCCTGCCAATGTTTCAGACTTCATAAAATTGTCTGAAGCAGATCTGGAAAGGAGAGTTGGATTCTGGTCCCATATTTTCCCAGGGCTCCTAAAAGGGGACGAATACCCCGGAAGCAGCGATACAATCCTTCCTTGAGCCTCTTCACTCGTTGCCAAGTGTTGATCGGAATCTCCATTCTCAGACAACAGATTATGTTTCTCCTTGAAGACATGGTGTTGTTGTAACTTCTGAGATATTGAAGCCATCCGCTCGATAAAGAAATGATCTTTAGTTGTTGTTGATAAACTCTTTCCCTTCTTCTTCCGCAGTACTAGTAACCTCTTATTGTTGTCATGTTGCGGTTTCTCCTTTTTGAAAGAATGTTTCAACTTCCTCATCAACTCAGAGAGAGACATATGCACATTCTTATTAttagttttgtctcttctcatcATCAAACGCGGATCTTCatttgatggtgatgatgatcccttcttcttcttcttcttcttcctgctGAACATACCAGATAGCAACACCTTTACTGATCTCTCGCttgtcttttcttcttctgctcccattttttgaatttttagattTAAGAATTGAACAAGGATTTGCAATCTGCAATCTCTGATTTTCCTTTACAAAAACAGacaaaagattatttaaaagcCTAAAGTTCtttgttataattttgtttCTGACCAGTCAAAAAATCTTCAGCAAACAAATTGATTATGGGGTCATTGTCTTTGTTTATAGAATAAATATCTAAACGCAATCTACAGTTATTTATCATCTGTctttatatatactagataaagtattatatattggtTCTTGTACATATCATATTTGGATGAAAATAACTAAACTTTGGtaactattcttttttttttttgctaaaaggtTTAGGTTTGGTAACAAAATCAAAGACCAAAAATAAGTTTCCTTATAGAATTCAATTCTTTTGGTACTTAATTGGAAGAATATGATAGGATTTGATTTACCCTTAAAACTCTGAGATAATATATGCAATGTAATTATAGGAAAAGAATATGCGAAGAGTTTCTTTATAAGGATTAGACAAATCGGGGAAAATAAAAGGCGAGATCAATgtccaaaagaagaagaagcacttGAAATATATTAAAGTGGGCATTCAGAAAAGTCAAAGTCGAGATTAATTTATCGATTATATATAGTTGCATGCAGCATGTGGGCAAAAATATATCCCTATCGACATTACATAGTTGCATGCAGCATGTGAGTGATATATCTCTATCGACATTACTTAGTTGCCTACGACATGGAGGCTGGAGCCTCGCATTAGTACTATGAGCATAATGCTTTATACATTCGATCTTACATTCACAATGAATTTTTCTTGTTGAATCTATAAGGTGGATTATGAAAAACGAATCTTCTATCTAGTTTGTGGTTTCTTGGTTGACACGGTACATTTGAGTTTGCGGTTTTGTTTTCTGTAGGGCATTGTTCTGTAAATTCACACTAGCAGCTAGCCTAGTTTAGACGTTTTGAAGTCAAtgattggtttttgttttttgttttttgtttttttttttgtgaggaAGTAATGCGAGAGCCTCGTGTTGCAGCAGATGGTTTCACCTACGGAGATGGCGCCTTAAGAGAATGGCTCCAGGATGGTCACGAGACCTCACCCGTGACAAAGTTACAAATCTTAAGCTTGCCCACAATAACCTTGTCCCTAACCACGCCCTTGGTCTAATTAAGTCCAAGATGCAAACACAATAGTACCGCATAAAGTAAACCAAGAGACAAAACAATACAACCaactaatatgttttattagaatctcatttaaacaatctattacaagatctgcttaattcagcttttacacatctagtgttaacaccctaacacacgcTACTGAAAAATTTCTAAGCTACCCGCTTATGTCTCTCTACCATCAAGTACTTCAGTCACTGCTTCAGCATGACCCAAAACACTTCCAagagtttctctctctctataagatcagcctATGTGTCAATGTGTCGATACAGACGACCTCATAGCTATCTTATATTATTCTTCACATTCccgaaaccctagtctccaaggaATCCACAatatggacatcttccataacattaagtgcaattttccttttcttggaatgcacttattcatcttttttttaagtcataaacttgctaGTCAAGTTTATTATTCTTTCCATATCTCTAAAATACTATTTTGCTCTCCAAGTTTACACGACTCCAACTCAGcatcttgactccacatggtcttcGCCACTCAACACGACGTCTGCTTCAGCAAATACGTCATCGACTACTTCATGGCAGACATCTTACATCAACACTTGGTTCCACCGTTCAAGAGTGGCTTCAACGTAACTTTTAAATGAAACTCCGTTTAGCGTTTTGAATGTCATAAATCTCAAGTTGAGTTGGTTAAAACCTTTTTTTACATGTCCTGTGACGAGTGGACTTTGTAAAATATACAAACTGTTTGGTTCTCTGATTAAACAACCTGAAAGAAAACGACATAACCCATATACAAAAATGCTTGCTGTTTTGCTCTAACTCTGGAAACTTGTCTGCCGGTCAACCCTTTCAAAAAAACAACCTGTAGTGTGTATCTTGGCCTTTCCAAAACAACATACGTCCCTTTCTATGGGCCAATCTAACCATCACTTTATTAAACATGGCCCAACAAGGGTTTTTGCACACGTGAGATTTGGATAAATAACGGACGCGTGTGCAAACAAACAAATGGGCTTTTTTGGAACGTGGGATGGTCTTATTGGCCATTACACTGATCTCACTATGAGGTGAGGTCGGCCACATAAGATTTTCAATCTgatttattaaaacagaatcctatttaaaaattactttGACATGATTTTTTTAGACCTATTGAAAATATTGGGACTTATCTGTTAATTAACATTTACTAGATATTTTACTGCGCTACGCGCGGTTTGttggtttataaaatatatataattttaatattaaatataacttaAATCTTAGAgtttttttacagttttttttatgtttatattatatcatttttttttgaaagattatatttttttctttaaaatatcattatatatatattatcttaaacatattagatgtttctatttatattttagtaatcatattttaatctttcttaaaatttaaaatactctacatttaaaaaaatataaatgtcttCTATTATctaatgtatattatatattttcttatagatCATctgattgattttttaaattattatttgaagTACAGGTAAATAACCTTtgcttcatataaatatataattttataaatgtgtaataattttgaatattgaAATCTGTAAATATTGATGACCAATGAAAATACTTTAGTAACtatttaagttttgaagccatcatttatttttaatattaaaactgttTGGCatttattatttgtgaaattatttattatgaaaatGTGAAATCTGTAGTAGATTTCAATACGAACGATTCCATTTTTAGTTAGTTACTACATAAAAGTACTTTGAATAGATTTCATTACACACATGAAGATATATTAGTCATTGGTAATATGTAAAAAAGATTACAACCTTGGAATATCTTTTGTATGTTGAAGTAGAAACATATTTCCACTATTCTTAACCTTTAGACGGTGGAATAGCGAGATgtaaattacaattttttaaaaaaattgtaaaaaaaaatcattgcaTTGATTGGTGATGCTCTAACCTTGATCTTTACACACATTTATTTCATATAACACTATAAACAAACGATGGACAAATCGaatgatatattaaattattaatagaCTTGAGGtaacaattttaaaaagtcTTTGTAATGTGATTTACTGATGTAATCAAAGGCTCTAAACagcttataatttt
The window above is part of the Brassica napus cultivar Da-Ae chromosome C8, Da-Ae, whole genome shotgun sequence genome. Proteins encoded here:
- the LOC106426016 gene encoding uncharacterized protein LOC106426016, with product MGAEEEKTSERSVKVLLSGMFSRKKKKKKKGSSSPSNEDPRLMMRRDKTNNKNVHMSLSELMRKLKHSFKKEKPQHDNNKRLLVLRKKKGKSLSTTTKDHFFIERMASISQKLQQHHVFKEKHNLLSENGDSDQHLATSEEAQGRIVSLLPGYSSPFRSPGKIWDQNPTLLSRSASDNFMKSETLAEIEERVVSLSQDSRSPSVSSSSHNFVTFEISQLREASDVEKDDESSHEESLPQPSLLSASSPSHYISRTDEYELVLDPLFIGYEISPARGEAKRQTLFNHNEEKDVPMNEKERVFKYVKAVLGAIDSSWEEMHLKTEFSDQILNPALFNNIPFYPSRLCAADHDHELLFDSINELIFEFCRFPQWVSFVKPRTDQVFSFNGDESIVDEVQKEVYSRLFPLQFADSVDQIIREDMDKRGNWLDDVRSEVECIGFETSELILNELLEQLMLDLL